Proteins encoded together in one Psychrobacter sp. 28M-43 window:
- a CDS encoding DNA polymerase III subunit delta: protein MQDTFIKAYPKLLQPSVAVAGLWLAHGDEPLLSQWLIDALRPHWRAQNYAIKRIELISVKSWQEVLSELGSQSLFDDASALIVTGNHKPDKAVIAELERFAVEAQAGTHSHSVLWLTPKQDKRSQSSKWFAPFAQYGNVIDCNLYNEQQRQQLLQIQAQKFGLRLSQEAWQLLMSHTEHHLLSAYQTLWRLSYLFAPQLVANSRTSENSRTSEDSANDNSTEQPNSFSQPVNNVALDITDLQAALVSDAQFSVFDLSDAMLAGKSTQVAKIMFQLKSTDEPTTLVLWAISKDMRQIIQLMDGQDPQALGIWRSKQGLYQQACRRQSKQQTSEWPALLYRCDQAIKGLIRQPAWELLLQAALELAGKRLFAMR, encoded by the coding sequence ATGCAAGATACTTTCATAAAAGCCTACCCAAAACTACTGCAGCCTTCCGTTGCGGTAGCTGGCTTGTGGCTGGCGCACGGTGACGAGCCACTGCTGAGTCAATGGTTGATAGATGCGCTGCGTCCACACTGGCGCGCACAGAATTACGCAATCAAACGTATAGAGTTGATTTCTGTCAAAAGCTGGCAAGAAGTACTATCCGAGCTTGGTAGTCAGTCTTTATTTGATGATGCCAGTGCCTTAATCGTGACGGGCAACCATAAACCTGACAAAGCAGTTATCGCCGAGCTGGAACGTTTTGCGGTCGAGGCACAAGCTGGCACACACAGTCATAGTGTGTTGTGGCTCACACCTAAGCAAGACAAACGCAGCCAGAGCAGCAAATGGTTTGCTCCTTTTGCACAATATGGCAATGTCATTGATTGCAATTTATACAATGAGCAGCAGCGCCAACAGCTACTACAAATACAAGCTCAGAAGTTTGGCTTACGATTGTCTCAAGAGGCGTGGCAGCTACTCATGTCACACACTGAGCATCATTTGCTAAGTGCTTATCAAACCTTATGGCGGTTGTCTTATCTGTTTGCACCGCAGCTAGTTGCTAATAGCCGTACTAGTGAAAATAGCCGTACTAGTGAAGATAGTGCTAATGACAATAGTACCGAACAACCTAATAGCTTTTCACAACCTGTGAATAATGTGGCATTGGATATTACAGACCTACAAGCAGCGTTGGTCAGCGACGCGCAGTTTAGTGTGTTTGATTTGTCTGATGCGATGCTCGCGGGTAAGAGTACGCAGGTCGCCAAAATCATGTTTCAGCTAAAGTCGACCGATGAACCCACTACCCTAGTGCTCTGGGCTATTAGCAAAGACATGCGTCAAATCATTCAACTTATGGACGGTCAAGACCCTCAAGCATTAGGCATTTGGCGTAGTAAGCAAGGGTTGTACCAACAAGCCTGTCGTCGTCAGTCAAAACAACAAACGAGCGAATGGCCTGCTCTGCTTTACCGCTGTGACCAAGCTATTAAAGGCCTTATTCGCCAGCCAGCATGGGAGCTATTATTACAAGCAGCACTAGAGCTCGCAGGTAAGCGTTTATTTGCGATGCGCTAA
- a CDS encoding efflux RND transporter periplasmic adaptor subunit — protein MRKISKKSAIKWGVITLIIVALGALAYTFLKPEETTPNYLTATVEVGDIENNVMASGKVKALNTVDVGAQVSGEVKRLYVEVGDEVKQGDLIAQIDQVTQKNSLSNEQASLEQSEAALQSAQAESLSKQASLKSAYADLASRQSELKQAQSDFARLQDLVAIDAISQQEYDTQATSVETAKAAVANARAAIDTAKAAIATTEANINSQQAALRKSRTNVSTAEEDLSYTTIRAPISGTVVSITTEQGTTVNANQTAPTLVTLADLSTVRINAQISEADVINVNAGMPAYFNIIGNPDQQYDATLTAIEPAPEQISSTSSTDAAIYYVGYVEVPNPDRLFRIDMTAQIYIIVNEAKNALLVPSTVIQEKRSKGKEKGKAATGKFVRVLKEDGTVEERTVKVGIDNRVNAQILSGLKEGEEVIISEESGKKSGSGRIPGGPRM, from the coding sequence ATGCGCAAAATAAGCAAAAAGTCTGCTATCAAATGGGGTGTCATCACCTTAATTATCGTAGCATTAGGGGCTTTGGCCTATACTTTTTTAAAACCAGAAGAAACCACACCTAACTATTTAACCGCAACCGTTGAAGTCGGTGATATTGAAAACAATGTCATGGCGTCTGGTAAAGTAAAAGCGTTAAATACCGTCGATGTAGGGGCACAGGTATCTGGTGAAGTAAAACGCCTGTACGTTGAAGTCGGTGACGAAGTCAAGCAAGGCGATTTGATTGCGCAGATTGATCAAGTGACTCAGAAGAACAGCCTGAGCAATGAACAAGCCAGTCTTGAACAAAGCGAAGCTGCGCTACAAAGTGCTCAAGCAGAATCGTTAAGCAAACAAGCCAGTCTAAAAAGTGCCTATGCCGATCTTGCCAGCCGTCAGTCTGAGCTCAAACAAGCACAGTCTGATTTTGCGCGTTTGCAAGACTTAGTCGCTATCGACGCTATCTCGCAGCAAGAATATGATACGCAGGCGACCAGTGTCGAGACCGCAAAAGCAGCCGTTGCCAATGCACGTGCGGCTATCGATACAGCAAAAGCCGCGATTGCGACTACCGAAGCCAATATCAACAGTCAGCAAGCAGCATTGCGCAAATCACGAACCAACGTCAGTACTGCTGAAGAAGATTTGAGCTATACCACGATTCGCGCCCCGATATCAGGTACCGTCGTTTCCATTACGACTGAGCAAGGCACCACGGTTAACGCTAATCAAACGGCACCAACACTAGTGACGTTAGCAGACTTATCGACCGTACGTATCAATGCGCAAATCTCGGAAGCGGACGTCATTAACGTCAATGCTGGTATGCCTGCTTATTTCAACATCATCGGTAATCCAGATCAGCAGTATGATGCGACGTTGACTGCTATCGAGCCTGCCCCAGAGCAAATCAGTAGCACCAGCTCAACAGACGCTGCGATCTATTATGTCGGCTACGTAGAAGTACCAAACCCTGACCGCTTATTCCGCATTGATATGACAGCGCAGATTTATATTATTGTTAACGAAGCCAAAAACGCCTTATTAGTACCGTCAACAGTGATACAAGAAAAACGCTCTAAAGGTAAAGAAAAAGGCAAAGCAGCCACTGGTAAGTTTGTACGTGTACTAAAAGAGGATGGAACCGTAGAAGAGCGTACCGTGAAAGTCGGTATCGATAACCGAGTAAATGCGCAAATCTTAAGCGGTTTGAAAGAAGGGGAAGAAGTAATCATCAGTGAAGAAAGCGGTAAGAAATCAGGTAGCGGCCGTATCCCTGGTGGACCTCGAATGTAA